A single Kitasatospora gansuensis DNA region contains:
- a CDS encoding GntR family transcriptional regulator: MTDPVGYQAIADHYRRLIANRVIVDGQKLPSVRKLAEEWGVATKTAQRALTTLRMEGWAQPVPGLGYAAAFRPDQVATLRVAVNGSRQRGEQYASDDEVVILSAGMEQTGGGEADVLGIEAGRPAVLRRGRVRRAGRVIRMSYSWFPPELADLVPELLEITSTPPGSVARIEAATGRSTEITADHFSVDTTTLTLAKEFGVPQGEPVLVRTTIRHDGEGVIEYGRTYFPRHVDLRLEYSNRG; the protein is encoded by the coding sequence ATGACTGATCCCGTCGGATACCAGGCAATTGCGGATCACTACCGCCGACTCATCGCAAACCGGGTCATCGTGGACGGGCAGAAGCTCCCGTCGGTCCGCAAGCTCGCTGAGGAGTGGGGCGTCGCCACCAAGACCGCCCAGCGGGCCCTGACCACCTTGCGGATGGAGGGTTGGGCGCAGCCCGTTCCCGGACTCGGCTACGCGGCCGCGTTCCGCCCGGACCAGGTCGCCACCCTGCGGGTCGCGGTCAACGGGAGCCGCCAGCGCGGCGAGCAGTACGCCAGCGACGATGAGGTGGTGATCCTCTCGGCCGGGATGGAACAGACCGGTGGTGGCGAAGCTGACGTGCTCGGCATCGAGGCCGGCCGCCCCGCGGTTCTCCGCCGGGGCAGGGTTCGCCGCGCGGGCCGGGTTATCCGGATGTCCTACTCGTGGTTCCCGCCGGAGCTCGCGGACCTGGTGCCGGAGCTGCTGGAGATCACCTCCACGCCGCCCGGCAGCGTCGCCCGGATCGAGGCCGCGACCGGGAGGTCCACCGAGATCACCGCCGACCACTTCTCGGTCGACACCACCACCCTGACCCTGGCCAAGGAGTTCGGCGTGCCGCAGGGCGAACCGGTGCTGGTCAGGACCACGATCAGGCACGACGGTGAGGGCGTCATCGAGTACGGCCGGACGTACTTCCCCCGGCACGTCGATCTCCGCTTGGAGTACTCGAACCGAGGCTGA